From a single Parambassis ranga chromosome 2, fParRan2.1, whole genome shotgun sequence genomic region:
- the ptprb gene encoding receptor-type tyrosine-protein phosphatase beta — protein MLKCKDGRLCCSSLLLLLLQAAVSVVSSEDHGASGPCNVSVSEAASGLDSVTLTVSTPGHGCSFTVTSVDTGAEGAKCRRGGGEEETNEINDREVMQQEEGGANYVGTNQLGVKDGENTDVFTCVMNHLEPGTTYQLQVQSQKDQESANITVHTRPSAVVGLAVTSRTCSSLGLSWQAGPGRTQRFRLQLREVVQSLDQSDLLMNETLESTTTQHTLVGLTPGRQYIITMVTEAGGLKNSRTIEAQTAPSAASNITTDYNNGTSLRLSWQQPEGDFDALIITVSSNGSSLWETSLPQNTTEVAVHQLTPGLAYQVAVTSRRGRLTNRSEISVRTALVPASLLSLSPSSEDGLLLAWSPPAGHFENYRLFLFDGSQQLVTATLDQQAVNFSFPGTGLTPGRRYRAVLQVEGGGLIVESSCDGATAPAPVVDLHVRHSDETSLSAMWSHAPTGSRDSYFLTLSHGEVTMDTREVEPNMRECTFNVLTPGRRYTITVATRSGKLNSSVSVEGRTVPMALRTISVSSSGVDSLQASWEKPPGDVDSYMLTLLQDSVVVHNYSVPADSSSLLLTGLTPGALYKLKAVTVSGELQSKPTSLEARTVPASVLDLTVANGGRSDALQASWRPAAGVVDSYLVRLQDGRQTVHMLAVSRFSPPECSFSSLVAGRLYSVIIVTRTGNLENATMAQARTQPATVQNPTAVHSARDDFLKVYWRHAAGDLDRYVVLIRYNHSMLQNKSISAGHNECVFSSLTPGRLYTVTVETWSGDYVSSISTDGRTFPAAVGNLSLGNAGTGDLVLTWSPAPGDVDHYEVTLLFNDTRVFPPVTLSSDVRHHRLTSLTPGRLYKIVVSTFSGPFQRAQYTEGRTVPSAVRNLRLTPQPRLMDSAAGMLVTWTPGDGDMDMYVVSLSTPDRVIIETRPVPKHVSSLDFMDLIPGHTYTITIQSLSGALTNSNTATGRTAPAKVTALQADNDHTTHSLTVSWERPVGVYDGYSLQLLDEDGVVLTNRSVAAQSRSERLEGLTSGKWYRVRVVTLSGGVPSPDATAEGQTRPAAVSNLTIIAANTSSLSFSWRPSDGHVDIYDLSLYSISETMANHREGSRTEHHQAAGELVDLQKVGSAAHSCMFSGLRAGSLYRLQVVSWSRDMSSDSAVLARTVPSAVSSLQVQSSGRTDRLSVSWQHGEGSRSSYQVVLYDVSGATLGAQTLGAEHRSHMFPGLTPGRLYRAEVITHSGELTNNVSALGRTSPELPTHLSVKEGPTNDTVELTWSSPTSGDYENFSLQWMPPDQLTVRHTHLTSCIVGQMFPGRQYNFTLTTVSGGGAKGVLTARSQPIQRSVRTSPSPLKSIHCFPLSSSALSCSWSPPLADFDSYEVECRRHDDGELTSALRLAGGVTAVTMDHLEAYRKYSVTVRVSSAGQTSPPATHTTITMIDRPPVPPSSVRVSEKSSKIKSSSILFRFNCSWFSDANGAIRYYTVIVAESDANEMLQPEQHHPLPSYRDYINNSSVRVYQTGYFPSRCPQDSETSAGQVVEVNLGAGGDRLGGSCDHYHDDDLYMSDSYGGFCDGPLKAKTSYRLSVRAFTRLFDENQREFLQPLFTDTYLSSPLRTHTEPLGGVVEGLSAGMFLIGMMVAVVSLLVYRQRLRKVAVQENPVVRMSMWKEVPASGMYMGVRSNRRVTSPIKSCHFESHLSKLQADSNYLLSEEFEDLKDVGRNQTMDVARVPENRGKNRYNNILPYDSTRVKLSYLEDDPCSDYINASYIPGNNFRREYIATQGPLPGTKDDFWRMVWEHGVYNVVMVTQCVEKGRVKCDQYWPADREPLYYGDLVIQMLSESVLPEWTIREFRITSENGCSYPRVLRHFHYTVWPDHGVPESTQSLIQFVRTVRDYVDRSPSTGATVVHCSAGVGRTGTFIALDRVLQQLDSKGTIDLYGCVFDLRLHRQHMVQTECQYAFLHQCVRDVLRAKKHRSEQENPLYPIYENFNPDYCRDFMYSGR, from the exons ATGCTGAAATGTAAAGACGGtcgtctctgctgcagctcactgctgctgctgctgctgcag GCTGCCGTCTCTGTGGTGTCCTCTGAGGACCACGGAGCCTCTGGACCATGTAATGTCTCTGTATCTGAAGCAGCATCCGGCCTGGACTCTGTGACCCTGACTGTCAGCACGCCTGGGCATGGCTGCTCCTTCACTGTGACGTCTGTGGACACCGGAGCCGAGGGCGCCAAGtgtagaagaggaggaggagaggaggagactaATGAGATCAATGACAGGGAGGtaatgcagcaggaggagggaggagccaACTATGTGGGAACCAATCAACTTGGAGTGAAGGATGGAGAGAACACAGACGTGTTCACCTGTGTGATGAATCATCTGGAGCCCGGAACCACCTACCAGCTGCAGGTCCAGTCACAGAAAGACCAGGAGTCTGCCAACATCACCGTGCACACCA GGCCATCGGCGGTGGTCGGCCTGGCTGTGACCTccaggacctgcagcagcctgggCCTTTCCTGGCAGGCTGGCCCTGGCAGGACGCAGCGcttcaggctgcagctgaggGAGGTAGTGCAGAGTCTGGATCAGTCAG ATCTGCTGATGAACGAGACGTTagaaagcacaacaacacaacacacactcgtGGGCCTGACGCCAGGGCGACAGTACAttattaccatggtaacagaggCTGGCGGGCTGAAGAACAGCAGGACGATCGAGGCTCAGACag cgccctctgctgctTCAAACATCACCACCGACTACAACAACGGCACAAGCTTGAGGCTGTCATGGCAACAACCTGAAGGTGACTTTGACGCACTTATCATCACTGTCTCGTCCAATGGATCGAGTCTCTGGGAGACGTCCCTGCCTCAGAACACCACAGAGGTAGCCGTCCATCAGCTGACCCCTGGCTTGGCCTATCAGGTCGCAGTGACGTCCAGAAGGGGCAGGTTGACAAACCGATCAGAAAtcagtgtgaggacag CTCTGGTGCCGGCGTCGCTCCTCTCCTTGTCTCCCTCCTCAGAGGATGGCCTCCTGCTGGCCTGGTCGCCTCCTGCTGGCCATTTTGAGAATTACAGGTTGTTCTTGTTCGATGGCTCTCAGCAGTTAGTCACTGCCACGCTGGACCAGCAGGCAGTGAACTTCAGCTTTCCTGGAACGGGGCTAACACCTGGGCGGCGGTACCGAGCCGTGCTGCAAGTGGAGGGTGGAGGCCTGATAGTGGAAAGCAGCTGTGATGGAGCAACAg ctcctgCCCCGGTGGTGGATCTTCATGTGAGACACTCAGACGAGACCTCGCTCAGCGCCATGTGGAGCCACGCCCCCACCGGGTCACGTGACAGCTACTTCCTCACCCTCAGCCATG GCGAAGTCACCATGGACACCAGGGAGGTGGAGCCTAACATGAGGGAGTGCACCTTCAACGTACTCACGCCTGGGAGACGGTACACCATCACCGTGGCAACCAGGAGTGGGAAACTGAACTCCTCTGTCTCAGTAGAGGGGAGGACAG ttcCGATGGCATTGCGTACCATCAGTGTGAGCAGCTCAGGAGTCGACAGCCTCCAGGCATCATGGGAAAAaccaccaggagacgtggactCATACATGCTGACCCTGCTGCAGGACAG CGTTGTGGTTCATAACTACAGCGTCCCAGCtgattcttcttctctgctgctgaccGGTTTGACCCCTGGAGCCCTCTACAAGCTGAAGGCTGTCACTGTCAGTGGAGAGCTGCAGTCTAAACCCACCAGTCTGGAGGCACGAACAG TCCCAGCGTCAGTCCTTGACTTAACTGTTGCCAATGGCGGCAGGTCAGACGCTCTGCAggcatcatggcgtcctgcggCGGGTGTGGTGGACAGCTACCTGGTCCGTCTTCAGGACGGGAGGCAAACTGTCCACATGTTGGCCGTGTCCCGCTTCTCGCCGCCTGAGTGCTCCTTTAGCTCGCTGGTCGCTGGGCGGCTGTACTCGGTCATCATAGTTACGAGGACTGGGAACTTGGAGAACGCCACCATGGCTCAGGCTCGGACAC aaCCGGCGACTGTACAAAACCCAACAGCAGTTCACTCCGCGAGAGACGACTTTCTCAAG gtgtaCTGGCGCCATGCAGCTGGAGATCTGGACCGCTACGTGGTTCTGATCCGTTACAACCACAGCATGCTGCAGAACAAGAGCATCTCAGCTGGACATAATGAGTGCGTCTTCTCGTCCCTGACACCTGGCAGACTCTACACTGTCACCGTGGAAACCTGGAGCGGAGACTACGTCAGCAGCATCTCTACCGACGGACGCACCT TTCCAGCAGCTGTGGGCAATCTGTCACTAGGCAATGCAGGAACAGGTGATCTGGTTCTCACCTGGAGCCCCGCCCCCGGAGATGTGGACCACTATGAG GTCACGCTGCTCTTCAACGACACCCGAGTCTTCCCTCCGGTCACGCTGAGCAGCGACGTGCGACACCACCGGCTAACCTCCCTGACCCCTGGGCGGCTGTACAAGATCGTGGTGTCGACGTTCAGCGGGCCATTTCAGAGGGCGCAGTACACAGAGGGACGGACAG TTCCCAGCGCTGTGAGGAACCTCCGCCTGACGCCTCAGCCCAGACTGATGGACTCTGCTGCAGGGATGCTGGTCACCTGGACGCCCGGAGATGGAGACATGGACATGTACGTTGTGTCTCTGTCGACCCCG GACCGAGTCATTATTGAGACTCGTCCTGTTCCCAAACATGTCTCCTCCCTGGACTTTATGGATCTGATCCCAGGCCACACCTACACCATCACTATCCAGTCCCTGAGTGGGGCGCTGACCAACAGCAACACAGCGACCGGCCGCACGG ctcccGCCAAGGTGACGGCACTGCAGGCTGACAATGACCACACCACCCACAGCCTCACCGTCAGCTGGGAGAGGCCGGTGGGCGTGTACGACGGCTACAGCCTGCAGTTACTGGACGAAGATGGCGTTGTTCTTACCAACCGGTCGGTGGCGGCGCAGAGTCGCAGCGAGCGGCTGGAGGGGCTTACCTCAGGGAAGTGGTATCGTGTGAGGGTGGTGACACTGAGCGGCGGCGTCCCGTCACCTGACGCCACAGCAGAGGGACAAACAC GTCCGGCTGCAGTCAGTAACCTCACCATCATAGCGGCCAACACGTCCTCGCTCTCCTTCTCGTGGCGTCCCTCAGACGGTCACGTGGACatctacgacctgtcactctaCAGCATCAGCGAGACGATGGCCAATCACAGGGAGGGAAGCAGGACGGAGCATCACCAG GCTGCAGGCGAGCTGGTGGACCTGCAGAAGGTCGGGTCTGCGGCACACAGCTGCATGTTCTCTGGGCTGCGAGCAGGAAGTCTGTACCGGCTGCAGGTGGTGAGctggagcagagacatgagCAGCGACTCGGCCGTGCTGGCCAGGACCG TCCCGTCTGCAGTGTCCTCTCTCCAGGTCCAGAGTTcaggacggacagacagactgtctgTCAGCTGGCAGCACGGAGAGGGAAGCCGGAGCAGCTACCAG GTGGTGCTGTATGACGTCTCTGGAGCTACTCTGGGAGCTCAGACTCTAGGGGCGGAGCACAGGAGTCACATGTTCCCTGGGCTGACTCCTGGTAGGCTGTACCGTGCCGAGGTCATCACACACAGCGGAGAACTGACTAATAACGTGTCAGCGCTCGGACGCACCT CTCCAGAGCTGCCCACTCACCTGTCTGTCAAAGAAGGCCCGACCAATGACACGGTGGAGTTGACCTGGTCTAGCCCCACCTCCGGGGATTACGAGAACTTCAGTCTGCAGTGGATGCCCCCGGATCAGCTGACTGTCAGACACACTCACCTGACCAGCTGCATTGTGGGACAGATGTTTCCAGGGCGACAGTACAACTTCACCCTGACTACGGTCAGTGGGGGCGGGGCCAAGGGCGTACTCACAGCCAGGAGCCAGCCAATACAGAGGAGCGTGAGGACAA GTCCGTCTCCTCTGAAGTCCATCCactgcttccctctctcctcgTCTGCCCTCTCCTGCTCCTGGTCGCCTCCTCTCGCTGACTTCGACTCCTATGAGGTCGAGTGCCGTCGCCATGATGATGGTGAGCTGACCTCTGCGCTGAGGCTGGCGGGCGGCGTCACTGCGGTAACCATGGACCACCTGGAGGCGTACAGGAAGTACTCAGTGACAGTCAGAGTGTCTTCAGCTGGACAGACAAGTCCTCCAGCGACACACACTACCATCACTATGATTGACC GCCCTCCCGTCCCGCCTTCCAGCGTTCGTGTCAGCGAGAAGTCGTCAAAGATCAAGTCGTCCTCCATTTTGTTccgcttcaactgttcctggtTCAGTGACGCAAACGGTGCCATCCGATACTACACTGTGATCGTGGCCGAGTCtgatg CCAATGAGATGCTTCAGCCGGAGCAGCACCACCCTCTGCCTTCCTACCGTGACTACATCAACAACTCCTCTGTCAGAGTCTATCAGACCGGCTACTTCCCCAGCCGCTGTCCACAGGACAGTGAGACCTCTGCTGGACAG GTGGTGGAAGTGAACCTGGGGGCAGGAGGAGACCGGCTGGGCGGGTCATGTGATCATTACCATGACGACGACCTATACATGAGTGACAGCTACGGCGGCTTCTGCGACGGGCCGCTAAAAGCCAAAACATCCTACag gctgagtGTGCGGGCCTTCACCAGACTGTTCGATGAAAACCAAAGAGAGTTTCTGCAGCCACTCTTCACAGACACTTACCTGTCGTCACCGCTCAGGAcgcacacag AACCTCTAGGTGGTGTGGTGGAGGGTTTGAGTGCTGGTATGTTCCTTATTGGGATGATGGTGGCTGTCGTCTCACTGCTGGTCTACAGACAGCGACTACGCAAAGT ggcTGTGCAGGAGAACCCGGTGGTGAGGATGAGTATGTGGAAAGAAGTTCCAGCTTCAGGGATGTATATGGGTGTCAGGAG TAACCGTCGTGTCACCAG TCCCATCAAATCCTGTCACTTTGAGTCCCACCTGTCCAAACTACAGGCCGACTCTAACTACCTGCTGTCTGAGGAGTTTGAG GACCTGAAGGATGTTGGCCGTAACCAGACGATGGACGTCGCCCGAGTACCTGAAAACCGAGGAAAGAACCGCTACAACAACATCCTGCCCT ATGATTCCACCAGAGTGAAGCTGTCATACCTGGAGGATGACCCCTGCTCCGACTACATTAACGCCAGCTACATACCT ggtaaTAACTTCCGCAGAGAGTACATCGCCACCCAGGGCCCGCTGCCCGGCACCAAAGACGACTTCTGGCGGATGGTGTGGGAGCACGGAGTCTACAACGTCGTCATGGTGACGCAGTGTGTGGAGAAAGGACGG gtgaagTGTGATCAGTACTGGCCTGCAGACAGAGAACCTCTCTACTATGGTGACCTCGTCATCCAGATGCTGTCAGAGTCCGTCCTCCCTGAGTGGACCATCCGAGAGTTCAGGATCACCTCG GAGAACGGCTGCAGTTACCCTCGTGTGCTGCGTCACTTCCACTACACGGTGTGGCCCGACCACGGAGTCCCAGAGAGCACACAGTCCCTGATTCAGTTTGTTAGGACGGTCCGGGACTATGTGGACCGTTCTCCGAGTACCGGTGCCACCGTCGTTCACTGCag tgctggAGTCGGCCGCACCGGGACCTTCATCGCTCTGGATCgagtcctgcagcagctggactctAAAGGAACCATTGACCTGTATGGCTGCGTGTTCGACCTCCGCCTGCACCGTCAGCACATGGTCCAGACTGAG tgtcaGTATGCCTTCCTGCATCAGTGTGTTCGGGACGTCCTGAGAGCCAAAAAGCATCGCAGCGAGCAGGAGAACCCTCTGTACCCCATTTACGAGAACTTCAACCCCGACTACTGCCGTG aTTTCATGTACAGCGGGCGCTAA